TGTTGCTAATAGTAGAGTTATTGATAGTAGTAGTAGAGTCAGAATTTGACACACCACCACCACCTTGAGCTGAATTATCGCTAACAGTAGAGTTATTGATAGTTGTTGTGGCAAAGTTGTTCGTCAATACACCACCACCACCTTGAGCTGAATTATCGCTAATAATTGATTTGTTAACTGTCAGATTTTCGTGATTATTAATCCCTCCTCCACCTTCTTCGCCAGCATTTGCGCCGCTGATAGTTAATTTGCCGATGGTCACATCAAGATCGCTATCAGAACCATTATCAACATTAAATACCCGACTCTTGTTATCAGCATCTATGGTTAACTTATCTGCACCTAAGCCAGTTATATTTAGGCTTTTGTCTACAGCTAACTCTCCTAAAGTCAGAGTAATCTTTCCGCCACTAAGGCTAGGATCGAAAGTAATACTATCTCCAGAATTGCTCTCTAGAATTGCTTCTCGCAGGGAAATATCATCTACACTCAAATCACCATCATCTTCATCATCGAGAGTTGTTACTATCCTTGATGTTGGTTCTGGTGGCAGAAACGGGAGATCGTAAATCGAGTCAGTATCGGCTTCAAAAGCTCCAATATCAGGGGCATCAAACAAAACACGCTCAAACCCTTTCCCCCGTTGATCGGTAGTTAGTTTTTCAGGGTTGCTACCTGTATTAATCGCTATACTTTCAGGTAAAAGAGCATGAGTAAAGGTATTTCCACCATTATCCTTTAGCTCACCTAGTTGGGGATCTATTGGCTTATTAGCAGTACCGACAAGATCGCCATTAAATAGATTGACAAAATCTGGCGCACCATCGCCATTGCCAATTAGGTTATTACCTCCAGAGATGATACCTGCACCATTTGCATCATTGTTGTCTACGTTGCCTGCAATGATGCTGCTGGTAATATTTATTTGATCTGAGCCAAGTTGATATATTCCTCCACCTTCTGGAGCCGAGTTATCAGCTATGGTACTGTTGGTTACGGTATTGAAACTACCAAAAAGAGTATGTAAGTAAATGCCCCCACCTAGTGCTGTCGAGGTGTTGCCACTAATAGTACTATTACAAATAGTACTGCTGGCATCAGATCCATCAATATTAATACCAGCACCAATCTCAGCTTGATTACTATTGATAGTGCTGTTGACTATATCAGCAAAATTAGAGGAAATACCGCCACCAGATTTAGCTTTATTTTCACTAATAGTACTATCTATAATCGTGACATCATCATTGTAAATACCACCACCCCTACCAAATTTGGCATCATTTTGATAAATGTCGCTATTTCTAATTTTTATCGATACGGCATAGCCATAAATACCACCGCCACTACCAGATTTAGCTGAATTGCCACTGATGATACTACCATTCACAATTAAAGTATTAGGATCGCCGGAAGTAAAACTATTGCTATTTAAGGAAACACCGCCGCCAGTGTTTTTAGCCGTGTTATTACTAATTACGCTGTTGTTAATGGTTGTTGTTGCATCATACTCTTGGAAATCATCATCAGTATCATTGGAAGTATTATAAATACCCCCGCCATCTTTAGCTGTATTGCCAGTTATAGTACTATTGTTAATAGTTAAATTGTCTGTATTTTTAATTCCACCACCATCTTGCTTGTCAGCATTACCACCTGTAATAGCTAAATTCTCTAAGGTTACGTCTAAAGTTTTTTGAGAGCGATCGCCAATGTTGAAAACTCGACTTTTATTATTACCATCTATAGTCAGTTGACCATTATCAAAACCTTGAAGAGTTAGACTTTTATCGATATTTAATTCGCCACGAGTCAGCAAAATAGTTTTATTCTTCAGGCTATTATCGAAGCTAACTTTACTTCCATCTTGGCTATGGACAATTGCCTCGCGCAGGGAAATGTCATTTGCAGCTAAGTTTCCATCATCTTCGTCATCTAAAATCGTAACAATAGGATTATTTAGACTTAGATTCTCTGGGGAATTTTCCATAATTTTTAAGCTTTAGGAACTTGAAGTATTGTTGAGAAAACTTTCGATAGTTGCAAAATTGCGTAGCGAAGCTATGTCGTAGGCGCGATCGCGATTTCAACTAGATTTTGTACTTGTCTATACTATTCGCAGTAAAAATTTTTCTAAGCGCAGAATCTTAATGTCCTGTATAACAGGTCTTGTTTTAAGAGCATTATTAAGATATATGTATTTTTTAGTTTGTGGCTAAACTAAAATCTCAACTTGGCGATCGCATTCAAGATCGAGAAGATGGAGGACAGATAGTGGTATGTCCCGTCTTAAGTTGGTTGCCGTTATCAGAATGTAATATTAGTTTTTATCTAAAAAACTTTTATCTATAAATTGGCAAAATTTATTTTTCAATTGAGCATACGTTTGGTCAATTATTCTTCTTCAGTATTCCATTGCTTAGATTCCTCGGCTGCTTTAAGCTGCCGTTTTTTAACTTTAGGTTTGGGAGTTGTAATTAGCTTTAGCTGTCTAGGTCGGTCGTCGTCTTGTTCCCCCCGACGACGTTGGGAGGTTCTTTCTTCGCTGGTGTTTTCGGTAACAACTTCGTAGAGAATTGCCTGTTTGTTGCTGGTGTTGCCTTTTCTCAGCACTCTACCCAACCTTTGGATATATTCTCTAGTTGAGCCTGTACCCGAAAGGATAATAGCTATTCTGGCATCGGGAACATCTACACCCTCGTTAAGTACATGAGAGGCGACTAAGGTTTTATATTCACCTGCTTTAAATCTGGTTAGTATCTCATGACGCTCTTTGACTGCGGTTTGATAGGTGATGGCAGGGATCAGAAACTGTTGGGAGATACGATAAACCGTAGCGTTGTCGTTGGTAAAGATTAAAATGCGTTCGGCATGATGTTTTTGGATCAGATCGATCAAGATACGGAGTTTGGCATCTGTACCCAAGGCGATCTCTTTAGCTTCACGGTGCGCTAACATGGCTTTTCTACCCTCGGGCGATCGCGCGCTGGCTTGAACAAATAGCTGCCATCCTTCAAGGCTACCTAAAGATATATTAGACTGACGTAGGAACTTGCTTCTAGTGGCGATCGCTTTCTCATATTTCTCCTGTTCTACAGCCAACAGCTTGACTCTCATCTGTACTATTTTATGTTCGGCTAAAGCACCGCCAGAGAGTTCTTCAGGGGTTTTACGATAGACTATTTTGCCAATTAAGGTATCTAAATGGCGGTGTGTACCGTCGCTACGTTCGGGAGTTGCAGTTAAGCCCAAACGATAGGGTGCGATCGCGTATTCGGCAATTACTTTAAAAAAGTCTGTAGGTAAATGGTGGCACTCATCGAAGATCTGGAGTGCATAGCGATTTCCCAGGGTTTCGGCGTGTATAGCTGCGCTGTGGTAGGTGGCAATCAGAATAGGAGTGCGATCGCGCGAACCACCACCTAATAAGCCTATTTCCGCCTGGGGAAAAGCGGCTTCAATTTGAGCATACCACTGGTGCATCAAATCTAAAGTCGGCACCACAATTAGGGTTGTGCGGGGGGTAGCTTCCATTGCTAGCTGTGCTAGATAAGTTTTTCCTGCTGCGGTGGGTAAAACTACTACTCCCTGTCTTTTGGCTTGTTTCCAAGCCTGTAGTGCTTCTGCTTGATGGGGATAGGGTTCAAACTGCGATACAGCTTTTAACTCTAGGTTATAAAATTCTTTAGCATCATCAATAATGTTTTTATCGTCTGCTTGAAGTGCTTCAACCAAAGGACGATAATAAATTGCAGGTATGCGAAACTTTTCAACGCGATCGTCCCAGGTTGCATAGTCTAACCAGGCTTTTCCCTTGGGTGGAGGATGGAGAATTAAAGTTCCACGATCAAATTTTAATTTAGGCGATCGAGGCATATACAGATAAAATAAAGAACAGGTAAACCTATTTATTAACTATTCAATTGCCAATTAATATTATTAAAGCTAGTTTTTTGACACTTAAATAAAATATTAATCTGCTATTAAACATAGCAATTATTGAATCAATATTTCAAATATTGATATATTGATACCGTATAACAAAGGTACAGAATAGGTAAGACAAGCTAAAAACAAATACAAAACAGCGACCGAGCTTAGTGAATAGTATTATCAACAAAACCTGAAAATCTTCAAGTATAAGTTGGAAAATTTCTGAAATTTAGAGCAATTAATTTTTCTTTCTCTATAACAAATTGTAGGTTAAAAGTCTTTTTAGTATAAATCACCATGTCAAAGGTTTTAGTTACCGGCGGTGCTGGTTACATTGGTTCTCATACTGTAAAAATGCTAGGAGAAGCAGGTTACGAAATTGTGATTTACGACAACCTATCTACAGGTTCAGCGATCGCTGTATTATATGGAGAATTAATTAAAGGTGAACTTAGCAATACCGAACAGCTAGCACAAGTTTTTGCTCAACACAAATTCGACGCAGTGCTACACTTTGCAGCTAGTATTTCTGTTCCCGAATCATTAGAAAAACCTTTGGCATACTATCACAACAATACTTGTAACGTAATTAATGTATTGCAGTGTTGTGAAGAGTTTGGTGTTAATCGGTTTATTTTTGCCAGTACCGCAGCCGTATATGGAGAAATTAAAAATTACCCTGTTCAAGAAACAGCTTCAACTTTGCCGATCAATCCTTATGGTCAATCTAAATTGATGAGCGAGAGGATTATCTGTGACTATGCTCAAAGTTCAAGACTTAAATATGTAATCTTACGTTATTTTAACGTTGCAGGAGCAGATAGTTCAGGCAAAATCGGTCAAATGGGTAAAGCTGCTCACTTGATTCGAGTAGGTTGTGATGCAGCTTTGAGTATTCGTCCATCTGCTAGTATCTTTGGTACAGATTATTCAACTCCAGACGGCACAGGCATCCGCGACTATATTCATGTCGAAGACTTAGCTGCTGCCCATGTAGATGCTTTAGCTTATTTAGAAACAGAATCCCCCAGTCAAATTTTAAACTGCGGCTATGGT
This DNA window, taken from Pleurocapsa sp. FMAR1, encodes the following:
- a CDS encoding DEAD/DEAH box helicase, which encodes MPRSPKLKFDRGTLILHPPPKGKAWLDYATWDDRVEKFRIPAIYYRPLVEALQADDKNIIDDAKEFYNLELKAVSQFEPYPHQAEALQAWKQAKRQGVVVLPTAAGKTYLAQLAMEATPRTTLIVVPTLDLMHQWYAQIEAAFPQAEIGLLGGGSRDRTPILIATYHSAAIHAETLGNRYALQIFDECHHLPTDFFKVIAEYAIAPYRLGLTATPERSDGTHRHLDTLIGKIVYRKTPEELSGGALAEHKIVQMRVKLLAVEQEKYEKAIATRSKFLRQSNISLGSLEGWQLFVQASARSPEGRKAMLAHREAKEIALGTDAKLRILIDLIQKHHAERILIFTNDNATVYRISQQFLIPAITYQTAVKERHEILTRFKAGEYKTLVASHVLNEGVDVPDARIAIILSGTGSTREYIQRLGRVLRKGNTSNKQAILYEVVTENTSEERTSQRRRGEQDDDRPRQLKLITTPKPKVKKRQLKAAEESKQWNTEEE
- a CDS encoding choice-of-anchor Q domain-containing protein — translated: MENSPENLSLNNPIVTILDDEDDGNLAANDISLREAIVHSQDGSKVSFDNSLKNKTILLTRGELNIDKSLTLQGFDNGQLTIDGNNKSRVFNIGDRSQKTLDVTLENLAITGGNADKQDGGGIKNTDNLTINNSTITGNTAKDGGGIYNTSNDTDDDFQEYDATTTINNSVISNNTAKNTGGGVSLNSNSFTSGDPNTLIVNGSIISGNSAKSGSGGGIYGYAVSIKIRNSDIYQNDAKFGRGGGIYNDDVTIIDSTISENKAKSGGGISSNFADIVNSTINSNQAEIGAGINIDGSDASSTICNSTISGNTSTALGGGIYLHTLFGSFNTVTNSTIADNSAPEGGGIYQLGSDQINITSSIIAGNVDNNDANGAGIISGGNNLIGNGDGAPDFVNLFNGDLVGTANKPIDPQLGELKDNGGNTFTHALLPESIAINTGSNPEKLTTDQRGKGFERVLFDAPDIGAFEADTDSIYDLPFLPPEPTSRIVTTLDDEDDGDLSVDDISLREAILESNSGDSITFDPSLSGGKITLTLGELAVDKSLNITGLGADKLTIDADNKSRVFNVDNGSDSDLDVTIGKLTISGANAGEEGGGGINNHENLTVNKSIISDNSAQGGGGVLTNNFATTTINNSTVSDNSAQGGGGVSNSDSTTTINNSTISNNNSTKYGGGGISSSSFEGGSTIVNNSTISGNTAKGQGGGIDAFDTILEVNNSTITKNTAMNSRNFPGGNGSGVSAQFSSSTFTSSIISGNGKNDDFLGNGTSGGNNLIGNADNTKAFSDGVKGDLVGTADAPAKSRLGELKDNGGLTFTHALLPDSSAINAGNNSKKLTTDQRGLERSLLQTDIGAYEVQPGSIDTANLEIIDGGLGDDILTGTTKKNILNGKAGNDTLNGGQQFDRLNGGDGDDVLIGNGGIDVLLGEEGKDLFYLENIKGSLDWIRDFELNQDRLGLADNITDDELEIAGRVNSFISYQGEQLAVVLGVSPSQLTQEQFQEI
- the galE gene encoding UDP-glucose 4-epimerase GalE, with protein sequence MSKVLVTGGAGYIGSHTVKMLGEAGYEIVIYDNLSTGSAIAVLYGELIKGELSNTEQLAQVFAQHKFDAVLHFAASISVPESLEKPLAYYHNNTCNVINVLQCCEEFGVNRFIFASTAAVYGEIKNYPVQETASTLPINPYGQSKLMSERIICDYAQSSRLKYVILRYFNVAGADSSGKIGQMGKAAHLIRVGCDAALSIRPSASIFGTDYSTPDGTGIRDYIHVEDLAAAHVDALAYLETESPSQILNCGYGTGYSVREVLSKIKEISGVDFPIEETLRRQGDPACVVASGDKIREVIGWQPQHNSLDKIVSSALEWEKKKIK